One window of Halopseudomonas maritima genomic DNA carries:
- the rsmB gene encoding 16S rRNA (cytosine(967)-C(5))-methyltransferase RsmB — MNPRAAAARALAAVLAGKASLGSSLPAQLKSVAARDQALVQELAFGTARWYNRLEALARELLNKPMKPGDQDLHALLLVGLYQLLYLRVPAHAAIGETVNAAVSLDKAWAKGLLNAVLRRVQRDSDALLAVVDQSPSQQCAHPGWLYKRLQRAWPEQLGAITGANNLHPPMTLRVNQRRLSRDAYLQQLADANIDASACPFSPVGIQLASPCDVQLLPGFADGLVSVQDEAAQLAAPLLDLKPGLRVLDACCAPGGKTCQILEQQPDLAEVVGLDLEPARLKRVEENLKRLQLGARLIAADGRDVAQWWDGTPFQRILLDAPCSATGVIRRHPDIKLTRKAADIAALAALQGELLDALWPTLEVGGVLVYATCSVLPQENTEVIEAFLARQPGARTLDISGDYGIVQPCGRQLLPQAEGHDGFYLARLIKLSASPQQKNRESAA, encoded by the coding sequence GTGAATCCGCGCGCGGCGGCGGCCCGCGCCCTGGCTGCCGTGCTAGCTGGCAAGGCGTCCCTTGGCAGCAGCCTGCCAGCGCAACTAAAAAGCGTCGCCGCCCGCGATCAGGCGCTGGTGCAGGAGCTGGCCTTTGGCACCGCACGCTGGTACAACCGCCTCGAAGCACTGGCCCGCGAGCTGCTCAACAAGCCCATGAAGCCGGGCGATCAGGACCTGCACGCGCTGCTGCTGGTGGGCTTGTATCAACTGCTGTACCTGCGCGTGCCGGCGCATGCGGCGATTGGCGAAACGGTCAACGCCGCGGTCAGCCTCGACAAGGCCTGGGCCAAGGGCCTGCTCAATGCAGTATTGCGCCGCGTGCAACGCGACAGCGATGCCTTGCTGGCCGTAGTCGATCAGTCACCGTCTCAGCAATGCGCCCACCCCGGCTGGCTGTACAAGCGTCTGCAGCGGGCCTGGCCCGAGCAGCTTGGCGCCATCACCGGCGCCAATAACCTGCATCCGCCGATGACCCTGCGGGTCAATCAGCGTCGCCTGAGCCGTGATGCCTATCTGCAACAGCTGGCCGACGCGAACATTGATGCCAGCGCCTGCCCCTTCAGCCCGGTCGGCATACAGCTGGCCTCGCCCTGCGACGTGCAGCTGCTGCCCGGGTTTGCCGATGGACTGGTCAGCGTGCAGGATGAGGCCGCGCAGTTGGCGGCGCCGCTGCTCGATCTCAAACCCGGCCTGCGCGTGCTGGACGCCTGCTGCGCCCCCGGCGGCAAGACCTGCCAGATTCTGGAGCAGCAACCCGATCTGGCCGAGGTGGTCGGTCTGGATCTGGAGCCAGCACGGCTCAAGCGGGTAGAAGAGAACCTCAAGCGCCTGCAGCTCGGCGCCCGGCTAATCGCCGCCGATGGCCGTGATGTCGCGCAATGGTGGGACGGCACGCCCTTCCAGCGCATCCTACTGGACGCGCCCTGTTCCGCCACCGGCGTCATTCGCCGCCACCCGGATATCAAGCTGACCCGTAAAGCTGCCGATATCGCTGCGCTGGCGGCGCTGCAGGGCGAGCTACTGGATGCCCTATGGCCTACGCTGGAGGTAGGCGGGGTACTGGTGTACGCCACCTGCTCGGTGCTGCCGCAGGAAAATACCGAGGTGATCGAGGCCTTTCTTGCCCGCCAACCCGGCGCCCGGACGCTGGATATCAGCGGTGACTACGGTATTGTTCAGCCTTGCGGTCGCCAGTTGCTGCCGCAGGCAGAAGGGCACGACGGTTTCTACCTGGCCCGTCTGATCAAGCTCAGTGCCAGCCCGCAACAGAAGAACAGGGAGTCTGCGGCATGA
- the trkA gene encoding Trk system potassium transporter TrkA: MKIIILGAGQVGGSLAAQLASEANDITVIDTDNVRLRELGDRLDIRTVHGKGSFPTVLRQAGADDADMLIAVTSSDETNMIACQVAYTLFRTPTKIARVRESAYLTRGGLFHNEAVPIDVLISPEQVVTNYVKRLIENPGALQVLDFAEGKAQLVAVRAYYGGPLVGQELRFLRQHMPGVDTRVAAIFRKDRPIIPKGDTIIEADDEVFFIAASRDIRAVMSELRRVEKTHKRVIIAGGGNIGERLAEAIESRYQVKIIEASKARADYLSKNLDRSVVLHGSASDRELLIEENIEEIDIFCAVTNDDEANIMSSMLAKRLGARKVMTLINNPAYVDLVQGGEIDIAISPSQATIGTLLTHVRRGDIVNVYSLRRGAAEAIEVVAHGDGRSSKVVGKSVGQIDLPPGTTIGAIVRDDEVLIAHDSTVIESDDHVILFVIDKKHVRDVERLFQVGLTFL, encoded by the coding sequence ATGAAGATCATCATTCTCGGTGCCGGTCAGGTCGGCGGCAGCCTGGCAGCGCAGCTGGCCAGCGAAGCCAACGACATCACCGTGATCGATACCGACAACGTGCGCCTGCGCGAGCTGGGCGACCGTCTGGATATCCGCACCGTGCATGGCAAGGGCTCTTTCCCCACGGTGCTGCGCCAGGCCGGCGCCGATGATGCCGACATGCTGATCGCCGTCACCAGCAGCGACGAAACCAACATGATCGCCTGTCAGGTGGCCTACACCCTGTTCCGCACCCCGACCAAGATCGCCCGCGTGCGCGAGTCCGCCTACCTGACCCGTGGCGGGCTGTTCCACAACGAGGCGGTGCCGATCGACGTGCTGATCAGCCCCGAACAGGTAGTCACCAACTACGTCAAACGCCTGATCGAGAACCCCGGCGCGCTGCAAGTGCTGGACTTTGCCGAGGGCAAGGCGCAGCTGGTAGCGGTACGCGCCTACTACGGCGGCCCGCTGGTCGGTCAGGAGCTGCGCTTTCTGCGCCAGCACATGCCGGGCGTAGACACCCGGGTAGCCGCCATCTTCCGCAAGGACCGACCGATCATTCCCAAGGGCGATACCATCATCGAAGCCGATGACGAGGTGTTCTTCATCGCCGCCAGCCGCGATATCCGCGCAGTGATGAGCGAGCTGCGGCGCGTCGAAAAGACCCACAAGCGGGTGATCATCGCCGGCGGCGGCAACATCGGCGAGCGCCTGGCCGAGGCCATCGAGAGCCGCTACCAGGTGAAGATCATCGAGGCCAGCAAGGCCCGCGCCGACTACCTGTCCAAGAACCTCGACCGCTCGGTGGTGCTGCACGGCAGCGCCTCGGACCGCGAGCTGCTGATCGAGGAGAACATCGAGGAGATCGACATCTTCTGCGCCGTGACCAACGACGACGAGGCCAACATCATGTCCTCGATGCTGGCCAAGCGTCTGGGCGCGCGCAAGGTCATGACGCTGATCAACAACCCGGCCTACGTCGACCTGGTGCAGGGCGGCGAGATCGATATCGCGATTTCTCCGTCGCAGGCCACCATCGGCACCCTGCTGACCCACGTGCGCCGGGGCGACATCGTCAACGTCTACTCGCTACGCCGCGGCGCCGCCGAAGCCATCGAGGTGGTGGCCCACGGCGACGGCCGCTCGTCCAAGGTCGTCGGCAAGTCGGTTGGCCAGATCGATTTGCCACCGGGCACCACCATCGGCGCCATCGTGCGCGATGACGAGGTGCTGATTGCCCACGATTCCACCGTGATCGAGTCGGATGACCACGTCATCCTCTTCGTGATCGACAAAAAACATGTTCGCGATGTGGAGCGTCTGTTCCAGGTCGGACTGACCTTTCTCTAA
- a CDS encoding TrkH family potassium uptake protein, protein MQYPQIQRIIGILLMLFSTSMLPAAAVGLYYHEEAMNAFLSAFVITMIAGACIWLPVRGQRNELRTRDGYLITVLFWLVLGLFGAVPLWLLDMPDLSVADAVFESFSGLTTTGATVITGLDTLPRALLYYRQQLQWFGGMGIIVLAVAILPMLGVGGMQLYRAEMPGPLKENKLTPRIAETAKVLWYIYAGLTVACALAYWAAGMDLFNAIGHSFSTVAIGGFSTHDASIGYYNSPLIEAICILFMLISGINFALHFLAWRFRSLKNYWQDPECRAYVLVILALFIICFVVLVQYQHHDVWTSVRYAAFETVSIATTTGFGVTDFSTWPTLLPYLLLYASFIGACAGSTGGGMKVIRVLLLYKQGEREIKRLLHPRGVFPVKLGNSPVPDRVVETVWGFCAVYVFTFAMLFLILLGTGLDFVTAFSALTACINNLGPGLGEVAVHYGNLDAGVKWVLSFAMLLGRLEVFTLLVLLSPMFWQR, encoded by the coding sequence ATGCAGTATCCGCAGATACAGCGCATCATCGGCATCCTGCTGATGCTCTTCTCCACCAGTATGCTGCCGGCGGCCGCCGTTGGCCTGTACTACCACGAGGAGGCGATGAACGCCTTCCTCAGCGCCTTTGTCATTACCATGATTGCCGGCGCCTGTATCTGGCTGCCGGTACGCGGACAGCGCAACGAGCTGCGCACCCGTGACGGCTACCTGATTACCGTACTGTTCTGGCTGGTTCTCGGCCTGTTCGGTGCCGTGCCGCTGTGGTTGCTGGATATGCCTGACCTGAGCGTGGCCGATGCGGTGTTCGAGTCCTTCTCGGGGCTGACCACCACCGGGGCCACCGTCATCACCGGGCTGGATACCCTGCCACGCGCGCTGCTGTATTACCGCCAGCAGCTGCAGTGGTTTGGCGGCATGGGGATCATCGTACTGGCGGTGGCCATTCTGCCGATGCTGGGCGTGGGCGGCATGCAGCTGTACCGCGCCGAGATGCCGGGCCCGCTGAAGGAAAACAAGCTGACCCCGCGCATCGCCGAAACCGCCAAGGTGCTCTGGTATATCTATGCCGGCCTGACCGTCGCCTGCGCCCTGGCCTACTGGGCCGCCGGCATGGACCTGTTCAACGCCATCGGCCACAGTTTCTCGACCGTCGCGATTGGCGGTTTCTCGACCCACGACGCCAGCATCGGCTACTACAACAGCCCGTTGATCGAGGCGATCTGCATTCTGTTCATGCTGATCTCGGGTATCAACTTTGCGTTGCACTTTCTCGCCTGGCGCTTCCGCTCGCTGAAAAACTACTGGCAGGACCCGGAGTGCCGCGCCTACGTGCTGGTGATTCTGGCGCTGTTCATCATCTGCTTTGTGGTGCTGGTGCAATACCAGCATCACGACGTCTGGACCTCGGTGCGCTACGCCGCCTTCGAGACCGTCTCCATCGCCACCACCACCGGCTTTGGCGTCACCGACTTTTCAACCTGGCCGACCCTGCTGCCCTACCTGCTGCTGTACGCCAGCTTTATTGGCGCCTGCGCTGGCTCCACCGGCGGCGGCATGAAGGTGATTCGCGTACTGCTGCTGTACAAGCAGGGCGAGCGGGAGATCAAGCGCTTGCTGCATCCGCGCGGGGTATTCCCGGTCAAGCTGGGCAACAGCCCGGTGCCAGACCGGGTGGTGGAAACCGTCTGGGGTTTCTGCGCGGTCTACGTATTTACCTTCGCGATGCTGTTTTTGATTCTGCTGGGGACCGGGCTGGACTTTGTCACCGCCTTCTCGGCGCTGACCGCCTGCATCAACAACCTGGGCCCGGGTCTGGGCGAGGTGGCCGTGCACTACGGCAATCTGGATGCGGGGGTTAAATGGGTGCTGAGCTTCGCCATGCTGCTCGGGCGTCTGGAGGTGTTTACCCTGCTGGTGCTGCTGTCGCCGATGTTCTGGCAGCGCTAG
- a CDS encoding PilZ domain-containing protein — protein MANQRQHPRTPMKAQIKIAHPSFGEVIGHTRDLSDGGVFVEHATLGSLQVGDEVTGQVQGMPFEAPVLRMVVQRVIPGEGAGLAFLDEA, from the coding sequence TTGGCCAACCAACGACAGCATCCGCGTACGCCAATGAAGGCACAGATCAAGATTGCGCACCCGAGTTTTGGCGAAGTCATTGGGCACACCCGTGACCTGTCCGACGGTGGCGTTTTTGTTGAGCATGCCACCCTGGGTAGCTTACAGGTCGGTGACGAGGTTACCGGTCAGGTACAAGGCATGCCGTTTGAGGCGCCTGTCCTGCGCATGGTGGTGCAGCGGGTGATTCCCGGCGAGGGTGCGGGTCTGGCGTTTCTCGACGAAGCCTGA
- a CDS encoding lysophospholipid acyltransferase: MERLKGAIIIGFLKLFSMLPFSVAQRLGALVGWLMWKLPNRSRDVVRINLSHCMPELTEAELNDLVRRTLLDTGRSFAESACAWMWSPQKTVGLIKEVEGEELLAKALEAGKGVVGITSHLGNWEVLNHWYCLRAKPIIFYRPPKQKAVDELLQRQRTQLGNKVAASTREGIISVMREVRRGGAVGIPADPEPALKSGLFVPFFATRALTSKFVPNLLKGGQAQAIFFHCVRLPDNSGFKVILEAAPDALYSQDEYQAVACMSSVIESYVRRWPSQYMWSMKRFKKRPEGEKRWY; encoded by the coding sequence GTGGAGCGGTTGAAAGGCGCCATCATCATTGGATTTCTCAAGCTGTTTTCCATGCTGCCGTTCAGTGTGGCGCAGCGCTTGGGTGCGCTGGTTGGCTGGTTGATGTGGAAGCTGCCCAACCGCTCACGTGACGTGGTGCGGATCAACCTCAGTCACTGCATGCCGGAGCTGACCGAGGCCGAGCTGAACGATCTGGTGCGCCGTACCCTGCTCGATACCGGCCGCAGCTTTGCCGAGAGCGCCTGCGCCTGGATGTGGTCACCGCAAAAGACCGTTGGCCTGATCAAGGAAGTGGAAGGCGAAGAGCTGCTGGCCAAGGCGCTTGAGGCCGGCAAGGGTGTGGTCGGCATCACCAGTCACCTGGGTAACTGGGAGGTGCTGAACCACTGGTATTGCCTGCGCGCCAAACCGATTATCTTCTATCGTCCGCCCAAGCAGAAAGCGGTGGACGAGCTGCTGCAGCGCCAGCGCACCCAGCTGGGCAACAAGGTGGCTGCGTCCACCCGCGAAGGTATTATCAGCGTGATGCGTGAAGTACGTCGTGGCGGCGCGGTCGGTATTCCTGCCGACCCCGAGCCGGCGCTCAAGAGCGGCCTGTTTGTGCCCTTCTTTGCCACCCGGGCACTGACCAGCAAGTTTGTGCCCAACCTGCTCAAGGGTGGGCAGGCGCAGGCCATTTTCTTTCACTGCGTGCGGCTGCCGGACAACAGCGGCTTCAAGGTTATCCTGGAAGCGGCGCCCGACGCGCTGTATAGCCAGGATGAGTACCAGGCGGTGGCCTGCATGAGTTCGGTGATCGAGAGTTACGTGCGGCGTTGGCCGAGCCAGTACATGTGGAGCATGAAGCGCTTCAAGAAGCGGCCTGAGGGCGAGAAGCGCTGGTATTAG
- a CDS encoding DNA-3-methyladenine glycosylase I, producing MTATDPIRCAWCSDDPLYQRYHDEEWGVPCRDADSLFEMLLLEGFQAGLSWITVLRKREHYRQVYRGFDIDFMANQSDEELQALLQDAGIIRNRLKVYGARRNARAWQRLCAEHDPVEWLWQFVGGQPLIRHAATLGEIPAQTAEAKAMSKALQKADFTFVGPTICYAFMQATGMAMDHTTDCHCYPALAGG from the coding sequence ATGACCGCGACAGACCCGATACGCTGCGCATGGTGCAGTGATGACCCCCTGTATCAGCGCTATCACGACGAGGAGTGGGGCGTGCCCTGCCGCGACGCCGACAGTCTGTTCGAGATGCTGCTGCTGGAAGGCTTTCAGGCGGGCCTGTCGTGGATCACCGTGCTGCGCAAGCGTGAGCACTACCGCCAGGTGTATCGGGGCTTTGATATCGACTTTATGGCCAACCAGAGTGATGAGGAGCTGCAGGCACTGTTGCAGGATGCGGGCATCATTCGCAATCGGCTCAAGGTGTATGGCGCGCGACGCAACGCCCGTGCCTGGCAGCGTTTGTGCGCCGAGCATGACCCGGTCGAGTGGTTGTGGCAGTTCGTTGGCGGCCAGCCGTTGATTCGTCATGCCGCCACCTTGGGCGAGATTCCGGCGCAGACGGCAGAGGCCAAGGCGATGAGCAAGGCATTGCAGAAAGCCGACTTCACCTTTGTCGGACCGACCATCTGCTACGCCTTTATGCAGGCCACCGGCATGGCGATGGATCACACCACCGACTGCCACTGTTACCCTGCCCTGGCCGGCGGCTGA
- a CDS encoding FKBP-type peptidyl-prolyl cis-trans isomerase, with the protein MSDQLQIIDLSVGEGKECVKGALITTHYTGTLEDGTVFDSSHQRGRPFQCVIGTGRVIKGWDQGLMGMRVGGRRQLLVPAALAYGERSVGEHIKPGSNLRFEIELLEVLTRDD; encoded by the coding sequence ATGAGCGACCAGTTGCAAATAATCGACCTGAGCGTGGGCGAGGGCAAGGAGTGCGTCAAAGGCGCGCTGATCACCACCCACTACACCGGCACCCTGGAAGACGGCACGGTATTTGATTCTTCCCACCAGCGTGGTCGCCCATTCCAGTGCGTGATCGGCACCGGACGGGTCATCAAGGGTTGGGATCAGGGCCTGATGGGCATGCGCGTTGGCGGCCGCCGTCAGCTGTTGGTACCGGCAGCGCTGGCCTACGGCGAACGCAGCGTTGGCGAGCATATCAAGCCCGGCAGCAACCTGCGCTTCGAGATCGAATTGCTCGAAGTGCTGACCCGCGACGATTGA
- the ilvA gene encoding threonine ammonia-lyase, biosynthetic, with protein MNTATASPTSDTDLSEDDGTAQLRALVGSILSAPVYDVALETPLQFAPRLSAHLNNQVLLKREDLQPVFSFKIRGAYTRVARLTPSERARGVITASAGNHAQGLALAAQRLGVRALIVMPTTTPRLKVEGVCARGATALLHGEGFAEALAHALQLAEQQGYTFVPPFDDPDVIAGQGTVAVELLRQYQSPLKAVFVPVGGGGLIAGVAAYIKYLRPEVRVIGVESQESACLQAALAANTRVVLPRVGRFADGVAVAQIGALNFEYCRRYVDEVVTVSNDEICSAVRAIYDDTRSITEPSGALAVAGLRQYVRREGIQGETLIAINSGANIDFDRLGQVIERSAVAHP; from the coding sequence ATGAACACCGCCACAGCCTCACCCACTTCCGACACCGACCTCAGCGAGGACGACGGCACGGCGCAGCTACGCGCACTGGTCGGCAGCATCCTCTCGGCCCCGGTCTACGACGTTGCGCTTGAGACCCCACTGCAATTTGCCCCGCGCCTGTCAGCCCACCTGAACAACCAGGTGCTGCTCAAGCGCGAAGACCTGCAGCCGGTGTTCTCGTTCAAGATCCGCGGTGCCTATACCCGGGTCGCACGCCTTACCCCCAGCGAACGCGCCCGCGGCGTGATCACCGCCTCGGCCGGCAACCACGCCCAGGGCCTGGCGCTGGCCGCCCAGCGACTCGGCGTACGCGCACTGATCGTCATGCCCACCACCACACCCCGGCTCAAGGTAGAGGGCGTCTGCGCCCGTGGCGCAACCGCGCTGCTGCACGGCGAGGGCTTTGCCGAGGCGCTGGCCCACGCGCTGCAACTGGCCGAGCAGCAGGGCTACACCTTTGTGCCGCCCTTTGACGACCCCGATGTGATCGCCGGCCAGGGCACGGTCGCCGTGGAACTGCTGCGCCAATACCAGAGCCCACTGAAGGCGGTGTTTGTACCGGTTGGCGGCGGCGGGCTGATTGCCGGCGTCGCGGCCTACATCAAATACCTGCGCCCCGAGGTACGGGTGATCGGTGTCGAGTCGCAGGAATCGGCCTGCCTGCAGGCCGCGCTGGCGGCCAATACGCGCGTGGTGTTGCCGCGTGTTGGACGTTTTGCCGATGGCGTGGCGGTCGCGCAGATCGGCGCGCTGAATTTCGAGTACTGCCGGCGCTATGTCGATGAAGTGGTCACGGTCAGCAACGATGAGATCTGCAGCGCTGTGCGTGCCATCTACGACGACACCCGCTCCATCACCGAACCCTCCGGTGCGCTGGCGGTGGCCGGGCTACGCCAGTATGTGCGCCGCGAGGGCATCCAGGGCGAGACCCTGATCGCCATCAACTCCGGCGCCAATATCGATTTCGACCGGCTTGGGCAGGTCATCGAGCGTTCGGCGGTGGCCCATCCATGA
- the glyQ gene encoding glycine--tRNA ligase subunit alpha: MTQTNPAVHTFQGLILALQSYWAERGCVVLQPYDMEMGAGTFHTATFLRAIGPETWNAAYVQPSRRPADGRYGENPNRLQHYYQFQVVLKPNPDNIQELYLDSLRHIGIDPLVHDIRFVEDNWESPTLGAWGLGWEVWLNGMEVTQFTYFQQVGGVECYPVTGEITYGLERLAMYLQGVDSVYDLVYSDGPFGKVSYGDVFHQNEVEQSTYNFEHANVDKLFELFDFYEGEANRLIELELPLPAYEMVIKASHTFNLLDARRAISVTERQRYILRVRTLSRAIAQSYLLARARLGFPMATPELRDEVLAKLKEAE, from the coding sequence GTGACTCAGACCAATCCAGCCGTCCACACCTTTCAAGGACTGATCCTTGCCCTGCAAAGCTACTGGGCAGAGCGGGGTTGTGTGGTTTTGCAGCCCTACGACATGGAAATGGGTGCCGGCACCTTCCACACCGCTACCTTCCTGCGCGCCATCGGCCCGGAAACCTGGAACGCCGCCTACGTACAGCCCAGCCGCCGCCCGGCTGACGGCCGCTACGGCGAGAACCCGAACCGCCTGCAGCACTACTACCAGTTTCAGGTAGTACTGAAGCCGAACCCGGACAACATTCAGGAGCTGTACCTGGATTCGCTACGCCACATCGGTATCGACCCACTGGTGCACGATATCCGCTTTGTTGAAGACAACTGGGAATCGCCAACCCTGGGCGCCTGGGGTCTGGGCTGGGAAGTCTGGCTCAACGGCATGGAAGTCACCCAGTTCACCTACTTCCAGCAGGTCGGTGGCGTTGAGTGCTATCCGGTCACCGGTGAGATCACCTACGGTCTGGAGCGTCTGGCGATGTACCTGCAGGGCGTCGACTCGGTCTACGATCTGGTCTACTCCGACGGCCCGTTCGGCAAGGTCAGCTACGGCGACGTGTTCCACCAGAATGAAGTGGAGCAGTCGACCTACAACTTCGAGCACGCCAACGTCGACAAGCTGTTCGAACTGTTCGATTTCTACGAAGGTGAAGCCAACCGTCTGATCGAGCTGGAGCTGCCGCTGCCGGCCTACGAGATGGTCATCAAGGCATCGCACACCTTCAACCTGCTGGACGCCCGCCGTGCCATCTCGGTAACCGAGCGTCAGCGTTACATTCTCCGTGTTCGCACCCTGTCCCGCGCGATTGCCCAAAGCTACCTGCTGGCCCGCGCCCGCCTCGGCTTCCCGATGGCCACCCCCGAATTGCGTGACGAAGTACTGGCCAAGCTGAAGGAGGCCGAATAA
- the glyS gene encoding glycine--tRNA ligase subunit beta translates to MQAQDFLVELGTEELPPKALKKLAEAFLAGVEGGLKDAGLGYATARYYAAPRRLAVLVEALATQQPDRTTQLDGPPLQAAFDADGNPTKAAEGFARKCGVSLDEIDQSGPKLRFVQNIPGQPATDLLPGIVDAALAALPIPKRMRWGARKTEFVRPTQWLVMLLGEQVVPCEILSQQAGNLSRGHRFHHPDQVTIASPAAYAETLRSAHVIADFAERREIIKTRVDALAAEQQGTAIVPADLLDEVTALVEWPVPLVCSFEERFLEVPQEALISTMQDNQKYFCLLDAKGKLLPRFITVSNLESKDPTQIVEGNEKVVRPRLTDAEFFFKQDQKQPLETRNERLANVVFQADLGSVFEKAQRVSSLAGVIAAKIGGDAERAARAGILSKCDLATEMVGEFPELQGIAGYYYAKHDGEAEDVALALNEQYMPRGAGAELPSTLTGAAVALADKLDTLVGIFGIGMLPTGSKDPYALRRAALGVLRILIEKQLELDLNTALQAAVEQYGSRVKANGLVAQVQDFIFDRLRARYEDEGIDVAVYQSVRAVSPTSPLDFDQRVQAVQAFRRLPEADTLAAANKRVSNILSKAEGVVATEINTALLQESAEQALASAVEAAEQAVAPLADQRQYQPTLERLAALREPVDAFFEQVLVNADDPAVKANRYALLARLRGLFLGVADISLLG, encoded by the coding sequence ATGCAGGCGCAGGATTTTCTCGTTGAACTGGGCACCGAAGAGCTGCCTCCCAAGGCCCTGAAGAAGCTGGCTGAGGCCTTTCTGGCCGGGGTTGAAGGCGGCCTGAAGGACGCCGGCCTGGGTTACGCCACGGCCCGTTACTACGCCGCACCGCGCCGTCTGGCCGTGCTGGTCGAAGCGCTGGCCACCCAGCAGCCGGACCGCACCACCCAGCTTGATGGCCCGCCGCTGCAGGCGGCGTTCGACGCCGACGGCAATCCGACCAAGGCCGCCGAGGGCTTTGCCCGCAAGTGCGGCGTGAGCCTGGATGAGATCGACCAGAGCGGCCCCAAGCTGCGCTTTGTGCAGAACATTCCGGGCCAGCCGGCGACCGATCTGCTGCCCGGTATCGTCGACGCCGCACTGGCCGCGCTGCCGATTCCCAAGCGCATGCGCTGGGGTGCCCGTAAAACCGAATTCGTGCGTCCGACCCAGTGGCTGGTGATGCTGCTGGGCGAGCAGGTCGTGCCCTGCGAGATTCTCTCCCAGCAGGCCGGTAACCTGTCCCGTGGTCACCGCTTCCATCACCCGGATCAGGTCACCATCGCGAGTCCTGCGGCCTACGCCGAGACCCTGCGCAGTGCGCATGTGATTGCCGACTTCGCCGAACGCCGCGAGATCATCAAGACCCGCGTCGACGCGCTGGCGGCCGAGCAGCAGGGCACCGCCATTGTTCCGGCCGACCTGCTGGACGAAGTCACCGCGCTGGTCGAGTGGCCGGTGCCGCTGGTGTGCAGCTTTGAGGAGCGCTTCCTTGAGGTGCCGCAGGAAGCCCTGATCTCGACCATGCAGGACAACCAGAAGTACTTCTGCCTGCTGGACGCCAAGGGCAAACTGCTGCCGCGCTTTATCACCGTCTCCAACCTGGAGAGCAAGGACCCGACGCAGATCGTCGAGGGCAACGAGAAGGTAGTTCGCCCGCGCCTGACCGACGCCGAGTTCTTCTTCAAGCAGGACCAGAAGCAGCCGCTGGAAACCCGTAACGAGCGTCTGGCCAATGTGGTGTTCCAGGCTGATCTGGGCAGCGTGTTCGAGAAAGCCCAACGCGTCTCCAGCCTGGCCGGTGTGATTGCCGCGAAGATCGGCGGCGACGCCGAGCGCGCCGCCCGCGCCGGTATCCTGTCCAAGTGCGATCTGGCCACCGAGATGGTTGGCGAGTTCCCCGAGCTGCAAGGCATTGCCGGCTACTACTACGCCAAGCACGACGGCGAAGCCGAGGACGTGGCGCTGGCGCTGAACGAGCAGTACATGCCGCGCGGCGCCGGTGCCGAGCTGCCAAGCACCCTGACCGGTGCCGCCGTGGCGCTGGCCGACAAGCTCGACACCCTGGTCGGTATCTTCGGTATCGGCATGCTGCCCACCGGCTCCAAGGACCCGTACGCCCTGCGTCGCGCCGCCCTGGGTGTGCTGCGTATCCTGATCGAGAAGCAGCTGGAGCTGGATCTGAACACCGCGCTGCAGGCCGCCGTCGAGCAATACGGCAGCCGCGTAAAGGCCAACGGCCTGGTCGCCCAGGTGCAGGACTTTATCTTCGACCGCCTGCGCGCCCGCTACGAGGACGAAGGCATCGACGTGGCCGTGTACCAGTCGGTCCGTGCGGTCAGCCCGACCTCGCCGCTGGACTTTGATCAGCGCGTACAGGCCGTGCAGGCGTTCCGTCGTCTGCCCGAGGCCGACACGCTGGCCGCCGCCAACAAGCGGGTGTCCAACATCCTGTCCAAGGCCGAAGGTGTGGTCGCAACCGAGATCAACACCGCGCTGCTGCAGGAAAGCGCCGAGCAGGCTCTGGCCAGCGCCGTAGAGGCCGCAGAGCAGGCCGTAGCGCCGCTGGCAGACCAGCGCCAGTACCAACCCACGCTGGAGCGTCTGGCCGCCCTGCGCGAGCCGGTTGACGCCTTCTTCGAGCAGGTACTGGTCAACGCCGACGACCCGGCGGTCAAAGCCAACCGCTACGCGCTGCTGGCTCGCCTGCGCGGCCTGTTCCTCGGGGTGGCGGATATTTCGCTGCTGGGTTAA